From a region of the uncultured Draconibacterium sp. genome:
- a CDS encoding FecR domain-containing protein, translating into MNDKNTHSDPLNDFEKNLFGEGKINWEKSEADVWNELQSKMDKKTAKMVSFRHNWVQWSAAAVVLLILGFGAVISSWQKTIECRPGEHLVVKLPDGSSVDLNAASKLVYNPLKWKWERKLKFEGEGFFNVEKGSTFTVESDNGTTQVLGTSFNIYAREENYRVTCLTGKVQVTSPSDEKVVLLPQNHVELEEGKLVVTKMFEPEKAISWKQNYFYFTGRPLKEVIDEIERQYAVTIKLDPQLNNRNFGSNFSKQHSVEDVLDFVCKPMNLKFEKQANNVYIVTDES; encoded by the coding sequence ATGAATGATAAAAATACACATAGCGATCCGTTAAACGATTTCGAAAAAAATCTTTTCGGAGAAGGAAAGATCAACTGGGAGAAATCGGAGGCTGATGTTTGGAATGAGCTGCAAAGCAAGATGGACAAAAAAACGGCGAAAATGGTCTCGTTCCGACACAATTGGGTTCAGTGGTCAGCGGCGGCGGTAGTCCTGTTGATTTTAGGATTTGGGGCAGTCATTTCATCCTGGCAGAAAACCATAGAATGTAGGCCGGGTGAACATCTGGTAGTTAAATTGCCCGACGGATCGAGCGTTGATTTGAATGCAGCATCAAAACTGGTTTATAATCCGCTAAAATGGAAATGGGAACGTAAACTGAAATTTGAAGGGGAAGGTTTCTTTAATGTTGAAAAAGGATCAACTTTCACTGTTGAGTCTGATAATGGAACTACACAGGTTCTCGGAACTTCGTTTAATATTTATGCCCGTGAAGAGAACTACCGCGTAACCTGTCTCACGGGAAAAGTACAGGTTACATCGCCAAGCGACGAAAAAGTGGTTCTCCTGCCTCAAAATCATGTTGAACTGGAAGAAGGGAAACTGGTTGTTACCAAAATGTTTGAACCCGAAAAAGCGATAAGCTGGAAACAAAATTATTTCTACTTCACCGGGCGTCCTTTAAAAGAAGTAATCGACGAAATTGAGCGCCAATACGCCGTAACAATAAAACTCGATCCGCAATTAAATAATCGTAACTTCGGAAGTAATTTTTCAAAACAACACAGCGTTGAAGATGTGTTGGATTTTGTTTGCAAACCAATGAATCTGAAGTTCGAAAAACAAGCAAATAATGTTTACATCGTGACAGACGAAAGTTAA
- a CDS encoding alkaline phosphatase family protein: MKAGVVVVLGFILLFLGGQTQAQNNEPLNSDKPKVVIGIVVENMRPDYIQRYWDKFQPNGFKKIYTQGAVCKNVKLTLHEQNYASGTATLFTGVHPSIHGIVSNKWYDRLKKKEVDSTEDDYYFTVGADTKAGVASPQNLLSTTLTDNLKILSGGKAKIFSAALNRESAIFAAGHAADGAYWFDTESGRMISSSFYVSTFPDWVRLFNSENYADIYSHRTWTTLIPETEYTESLRDDYLLERGYFGEFNTFPHSINKYISRTNDFRPFKTTPSANMMIKDFTLRLLENEEIGTDNVTDFVTAVFSSMDYENGSFGPASLEMEDTYLYLDQYIGELVNAAEQQFGKDNVLFFLTANTSASYPVEYLKEEFHLTVDYFNVESAIALLTSYLNITYGEEKWIEHYSDLQLYLDHDIINKSDNVTLNEMREVSSNFINQFTGIQVSMPAFQLEQGSSANGLFEPLYNTYFKNRSGDFIYTLKEGWQPGYKFKRANYTDQSRIPIVIWGKGIKAQTISTTHNAVDLVPTLAELISVPLPDKCQGRIIKEIVETK, encoded by the coding sequence ATGAAGGCAGGTGTTGTAGTAGTTTTAGGTTTTATTCTTTTATTTCTTGGTGGCCAAACACAGGCACAAAACAATGAACCGCTTAATAGCGATAAACCCAAAGTGGTAATTGGTATTGTTGTTGAGAACATGCGTCCCGATTACATTCAGCGCTATTGGGACAAATTTCAGCCCAATGGATTTAAGAAAATTTATACGCAGGGTGCCGTTTGCAAGAATGTGAAACTTACCCTGCACGAACAAAACTACGCCAGCGGAACAGCAACACTTTTTACCGGAGTTCATCCGTCAATTCACGGAATTGTTTCGAACAAATGGTACGACCGCCTGAAGAAAAAAGAAGTAGACAGCACCGAAGATGACTATTATTTTACGGTTGGAGCCGATACTAAAGCCGGTGTCGCATCGCCTCAAAATCTGCTTTCGACAACCCTTACCGATAATTTGAAAATACTAAGCGGCGGTAAAGCCAAAATTTTTAGTGCAGCTTTAAACCGCGAATCAGCAATTTTTGCTGCGGGTCATGCTGCCGACGGCGCTTACTGGTTCGATACCGAATCGGGAAGAATGATATCAAGTTCGTTTTATGTAAGCACTTTCCCCGACTGGGTGCGTTTATTTAACAGCGAGAACTACGCCGATATTTACAGTCACCGCACCTGGACGACGCTGATTCCGGAAACCGAATACACCGAGAGCCTGCGCGACGACTACCTGCTGGAACGTGGTTATTTTGGCGAGTTTAATACTTTCCCACATTCCATAAACAAATACATTAGCCGCACCAATGATTTCAGACCGTTTAAAACCACTCCGTCTGCCAATATGATGATTAAGGATTTCACCCTGCGTTTGTTGGAAAACGAAGAAATTGGAACGGATAACGTAACCGATTTTGTTACTGCTGTATTTTCGAGCATGGATTACGAAAATGGTTCATTCGGGCCGGCATCGCTTGAAATGGAAGATACTTACCTTTATCTCGATCAGTACATTGGAGAATTAGTTAATGCCGCCGAACAGCAATTTGGAAAAGACAATGTTTTGTTTTTCCTAACGGCCAACACATCAGCATCGTACCCGGTTGAATACCTGAAAGAGGAATTTCACCTGACGGTTGACTATTTTAATGTTGAAAGTGCCATAGCGCTGCTTACTTCTTATCTGAATATTACTTACGGCGAAGAGAAATGGATCGAACATTATTCCGATCTTCAGCTGTACCTTGATCACGATATTATTAATAAAAGCGATAATGTAACCTTGAATGAAATGCGCGAGGTTTCATCAAATTTTATTAACCAGTTTACCGGCATTCAGGTTTCGATGCCCGCGTTCCAGTTAGAACAGGGAAGCTCGGCAAACGGATTATTCGAACCACTGTACAATACCTATTTCAAAAACCGCTCAGGCGATTTTATCTATACTTTAAAAGAAGGCTGGCAACCTGGTTATAAATTCAAGCGTGCTAATTACACCGATCAGTCGAGAATACCTATAGTAATTTGGGGTAAAGGAATTAAAGCACAAACCATAAGCACAACGCACAACGCCGTTGACCTGGTACCAACACTGGCCGAATTAATATCAGTGCCGCTACCCGATAAATGTCAGGGAAGGATTATTAAAGAAATTGTAGAAACGAAATAG
- a CDS encoding NADH-dependent [FeFe] hydrogenase, group A6 — protein MNKKVNISINGFPVEISAGKTILEAAEEQGITIPTLCHHKDLCVAGNCRVCVVEVAGQNRLSAACATPCEEGMEILTNSLKVRNSRKQIIELLLAEHNADCTKCYRNGNCELQTLASEYKIMTQDFIELVPLKHFSIDSYSPSIIKDDSKCIRCQRCVRTCAGLQGVNALTVAHKGDKMKITTFFEKAMRDVVCTNCGQCVNHCPTGALVEKNYIEEVWEAIANPNKHVVVQTAPAVRVGLGEELGLKPGERVTGKMVAALKRLGFDSVLDTDFTADLTIMEEGTELLTRLKKVLVDKDESVSLPMATSCSPGWIKYVEHMFPDHLKNLSTCKSPQQMFGALVKTYYANARNIKPEDIVSVSIMPCTAKKYEAFRPEMHDSGYRDVDYVLTTRELAILIKQAGLDFNKLEPAKYDRLMGESSGAAVIFGATGGVMEAALRTAYEIVTGREVPFENLNITPVRGNDGIREATIKIENPVEEWAFLDGVELKCAIAHGLINAKTVMESVRAGTADYHFIEFMACPGGCLGGGGQPIPTNPEIRQKRAEAIYAEDEGLPIRKSHENHEIKKLYKDFLKEPLGEVSHHLLHTKYTQRERY, from the coding sequence ATGAACAAAAAAGTTAATATCAGTATAAATGGTTTCCCGGTTGAGATTTCAGCTGGAAAAACCATTCTGGAGGCTGCAGAAGAACAAGGAATTACCATTCCAACACTTTGTCATCATAAAGATTTGTGCGTTGCCGGAAACTGCCGTGTTTGTGTAGTTGAGGTGGCCGGGCAAAACCGTTTGTCGGCAGCCTGCGCTACTCCCTGCGAAGAAGGCATGGAAATTCTTACCAACAGTTTAAAAGTACGTAACTCCAGAAAACAAATCATTGAGTTACTGCTGGCAGAGCACAACGCCGATTGTACCAAATGTTACCGCAATGGAAACTGCGAACTGCAAACACTTGCCTCGGAGTATAAAATAATGACCCAGGACTTTATCGAACTGGTTCCGTTAAAACACTTCTCGATCGATTCCTATTCGCCATCGATTATTAAAGACGACAGCAAATGTATTCGCTGCCAGCGTTGTGTACGAACCTGCGCCGGATTACAGGGCGTTAATGCGCTTACTGTGGCTCACAAAGGCGACAAAATGAAGATTACAACTTTCTTCGAAAAAGCCATGCGCGACGTGGTTTGTACCAACTGTGGGCAATGCGTCAACCACTGCCCTACCGGAGCGTTGGTTGAGAAAAACTATATTGAAGAAGTTTGGGAGGCCATTGCTAATCCGAACAAACATGTTGTGGTACAAACAGCACCTGCTGTACGTGTGGGATTAGGCGAAGAGTTGGGATTAAAACCAGGAGAACGTGTTACCGGAAAAATGGTTGCCGCTTTAAAACGTTTGGGTTTCGACTCGGTGCTTGACACAGATTTTACCGCCGACCTTACCATTATGGAAGAAGGAACCGAATTACTTACCCGCCTGAAAAAAGTTTTGGTTGATAAAGATGAGTCGGTATCGTTGCCAATGGCAACATCATGCTCGCCGGGATGGATCAAATACGTCGAACACATGTTCCCTGACCATTTGAAAAACCTGTCGACCTGTAAATCGCCGCAACAAATGTTCGGAGCGCTGGTTAAAACATACTACGCCAATGCCCGAAACATAAAACCGGAAGACATTGTTTCAGTTTCGATAATGCCGTGTACGGCGAAAAAATACGAAGCTTTCCGTCCGGAAATGCACGACAGTGGTTATCGCGATGTTGACTATGTTTTAACCACACGCGAACTGGCCATATTGATTAAACAGGCTGGTTTGGATTTCAATAAACTGGAGCCGGCAAAATACGACCGTTTAATGGGCGAATCATCGGGTGCAGCAGTAATTTTCGGTGCAACGGGCGGCGTTATGGAAGCCGCTTTGCGTACCGCCTACGAAATTGTTACCGGCCGCGAAGTTCCGTTCGAAAACCTTAACATTACTCCAGTGCGGGGAAATGATGGAATTCGTGAAGCAACCATAAAAATTGAAAATCCGGTAGAAGAGTGGGCATTTCTTGATGGCGTAGAATTAAAATGCGCCATAGCTCACGGGCTAATAAATGCCAAAACCGTTATGGAATCAGTGAGAGCTGGTACTGCCGATTACCATTTTATTGAGTTTATGGCCTGTCCGGGCGGTTGCCTGGGCGGCGGCGGACAGCCAATTCCCACCAATCCAGAGATCAGGCAGAAGCGTGCCGAGGCGATTTATGCTGAAGACGAAGGGTTACCGATTCGGAAATCGCACGAGAATCACGAAATTAAGAAGTTATACAAAGACTTCTTAAAAGAACCACTTGGAGAAGTATCACATCATTTATTGCATACAAAATATACGCAACGCGAAAGGTATTAA
- a CDS encoding sigma-70 family RNA polymerase sigma factor — translation MTKEEFKKLFDEHFNQVRNYMFYRSGDTELATDIAQETFLKIWEKQNKIDDDRVKGLLFKIANNLFVSYYRKEKRSFEFFKHYEPDENTRNPEEDLVFEQLKENYSYALKRMPEKQRTVFLMSRVDQLTYNEIAEMVGVSVKAVEKRMRLALHFLRTSLKTNE, via the coding sequence TTGACAAAAGAAGAATTTAAAAAGCTTTTTGATGAACATTTTAACCAGGTTCGTAACTATATGTTCTATCGTTCGGGAGATACCGAACTGGCTACAGATATTGCGCAGGAAACATTTCTGAAGATTTGGGAGAAGCAAAATAAAATTGATGACGACCGGGTGAAAGGCCTGCTTTTTAAAATCGCCAATAACCTGTTTGTGTCATACTACCGAAAAGAAAAACGTTCTTTTGAATTTTTTAAGCATTATGAACCGGATGAGAATACGCGCAACCCGGAGGAAGACCTGGTTTTCGAGCAACTGAAGGAAAACTACAGTTACGCGCTGAAAAGAATGCCCGAAAAACAGCGAACCGTTTTCCTGATGAGCCGCGTGGATCAACTAACCTACAACGAAATTGCTGAAATGGTTGGGGTAAGTGTAAAAGCCGTAGAAAAGAGAATGAGGCTCGCGCTTCACTTTTTACGAACTAGTTTAAAAACAAATGAATGA
- a CDS encoding carboxypeptidase-like regulatory domain-containing protein — MKTVLITHFAILLLIIPGMSWAQIVTITGYVNNGSNGKAMENVSIFEKNSGIGTITNQNGFYKLILDQGDIDLSISNGGFKPVLHHVEAVSDTTLVVSLQPLLSSKNRQKKNDQVHAELEPEKKNDRKGFKLF, encoded by the coding sequence ATGAAAACAGTTTTAATCACCCATTTCGCTATTCTATTATTAATTATTCCTGGCATGAGTTGGGCCCAAATAGTAACTATAACAGGTTATGTTAATAATGGATCCAACGGAAAAGCAATGGAAAACGTAAGTATTTTTGAAAAGAATTCGGGAATCGGAACAATTACCAATCAGAATGGATTTTATAAGCTAATTCTCGATCAGGGCGATATTGATTTGTCTATTTCAAACGGAGGATTCAAACCGGTTTTGCACCACGTTGAAGCTGTTTCTGATACTACATTGGTAGTTAGCCTTCAGCCTTTGTTGAGCAGCAAAAACCGACAGAAAAAGAACGACCAGGTACATGCTGAGCTGGAACCGGAAAAGAAGAATGATCGAAAGGGATTTAAACTATTCTAG
- a CDS encoding NADH-ubiquinone oxidoreductase-F iron-sulfur binding region domain-containing protein, translating to MATSNQLKRVDFIFRNENDWEKILSSTLKRKPQELINELISSELKGRGGAGFPTGLKWKLTAESKEKEKYVICNADEGEPGTFKDREILSRVPYKVLTAMAICGYITGAKRGYIYLRGEYKFLLPELNKVIDEFDYYCQETNLDFKISIFMGSGAYICGEETALMESMEGKRGEPRNKPPFPTQAGFMGKPTVINNVETLVHTFTIFKYGAKKFYDLGVQYSRGTKLFSVSGDTPKPGIYELELGMSLQDFVYEFGDGDTKAVQVGGASGFLVPRKKFKDAAIGFKGKLTGISLPTGGSMMLFNSSRSMFNVLDNYLEFFREESCGQCTPCRVGCQQLLMGIKAVKRGEKPASYLDKLLRLTETMQYTAKCGLGQSVANSFSSIVENFREEMIY from the coding sequence ATGGCAACTTCAAATCAATTAAAACGTGTAGATTTCATTTTCAGAAATGAAAACGACTGGGAAAAAATTCTCTCTTCAACACTAAAAAGGAAACCACAAGAACTTATTAATGAACTGATCAGTTCTGAATTAAAAGGACGTGGCGGAGCCGGGTTCCCCACCGGACTAAAATGGAAGCTTACTGCGGAATCAAAAGAGAAAGAAAAATACGTGATCTGCAATGCCGATGAAGGCGAGCCAGGCACTTTTAAAGACCGCGAAATTTTATCGCGCGTTCCCTATAAAGTTTTAACAGCAATGGCTATTTGCGGATACATTACCGGAGCCAAAAGAGGCTATATCTATCTACGGGGCGAATATAAATTTCTGTTACCCGAGTTAAACAAGGTCATCGACGAATTTGACTACTACTGCCAGGAAACAAATCTTGATTTCAAGATCTCGATTTTTATGGGAAGTGGCGCTTACATTTGTGGAGAAGAAACTGCCTTAATGGAATCTATGGAAGGTAAACGTGGCGAGCCGCGTAATAAACCGCCATTCCCCACGCAAGCCGGTTTTATGGGAAAACCTACCGTAATCAACAATGTGGAAACACTGGTGCACACTTTCACTATTTTTAAATACGGCGCAAAAAAGTTCTACGATCTTGGGGTACAGTACTCCAGAGGCACCAAGTTATTCTCGGTATCGGGAGATACGCCAAAACCGGGTATCTACGAATTGGAGCTGGGAATGAGTTTGCAGGATTTTGTGTACGAATTTGGCGACGGCGATACCAAAGCCGTACAGGTTGGTGGAGCCTCGGGTTTTTTGGTTCCCCGCAAAAAATTTAAAGATGCTGCCATTGGTTTTAAAGGCAAACTTACAGGTATTTCGCTGCCTACCGGCGGGTCGATGATGCTTTTTAATAGTTCGCGTTCGATGTTTAATGTGCTCGATAATTATCTTGAATTTTTCCGCGAAGAATCTTGTGGTCAGTGTACACCGTGCCGCGTTGGATGCCAGCAATTATTAATGGGTATTAAAGCGGTAAAACGAGGTGAAAAACCGGCCTCTTATCTCGATAAGTTATTGCGCCTTACCGAAACCATGCAATACACGGCCAAATGTGGCCTTGGGCAATCGGTGGCCAATTCGTTCTCGTCGATTGTGGAGAACTTCAGAGAAGAGATGATCTATTAA
- a CDS encoding TonB-dependent receptor plug domain-containing protein — MKKLTVVVLIMLLAVLQLAAQNQEKIEINTRKTPLNQVLIDLKEKYGFQFAYDSDLLSGFLVSANNKTFNSDEEALRFLIKDFPLEIERSGDVLLIIPKRENKPKLTQISGQVLEAKTFEPLPYSYILINRRPVQSDLQGHFNFIASADTSYNLQISHLGYFVYDTVVTQSLSRSFLLYPQIERIEEVQIYSNPIEKSTLIGYNAGRMKINHQIAPILPGHGDNSVFNLLRLMPGVMASGEQSNDLLIWGAYESHSKIQFDGFTVFGLKNFNDNIAVVNPLVVKNIEVMKGGYEARYGDRVGGIVDIQGKDGTLLKPTFTFSINSITVNSMVQLPISKKSSLLAAYRQTYHQLYDPTRISIVAREEISTPGSGAGSGNSPKGRFSTRRLTDVTPDFVFRDANLKYTFKGDDGSRFSLSLYGGGDDFSYEMDARLAKVLWTREEQEQNNQLGGSAQLNYPWNNGDATNLTLAYSAFERQLYRKAQTESHQDGKIKILKHLDSENTVDELSFNAEHTLNFHQGHRLLIGTGVINNKVKLSRFSLDEQQIDIDNESPRIYSYLQDEYPFGKLLELKTGVRVIYSTQSDKWYVEPRVSTSFSVFDAMKINASWGLYNQFLSKTTVLDSTNNYTEFWTNSNDEQIPVLSAEHFVAGLSYQKNGFTASAEAFYKTTDGLSRYVDGNLLVSQGFYEGKARGKGLDLFIKKEYKRNMAWISYTLSNTEEQFTYFRGNTWRPAPHQQKHELKFAGVYNYKSFYLSANYVYGSGFERYDLDVDNDLNFDKAYSRLDAALVYKFKPGKVKAEAGISVLNVLNTENIKYSNIRISTIDEVSLVGVYSDAISFTPALFLNIEL, encoded by the coding sequence ATGAAGAAGTTAACCGTCGTGGTTTTAATAATGCTGCTGGCCGTATTGCAACTAGCGGCGCAAAACCAGGAAAAAATAGAAATCAACACACGCAAAACCCCTTTAAATCAGGTTTTAATCGATTTAAAGGAAAAGTATGGCTTTCAGTTTGCCTACGACAGCGATTTACTCTCCGGTTTTTTAGTCAGTGCCAACAACAAAACTTTCAACAGCGATGAAGAAGCGCTACGTTTTCTCATTAAAGATTTCCCGCTTGAAATTGAACGCTCGGGCGATGTTTTGCTGATTATCCCAAAACGGGAAAACAAACCGAAGCTAACACAAATTTCAGGACAAGTGTTGGAAGCTAAAACTTTTGAGCCGCTTCCTTATTCATATATTCTCATAAACCGCCGGCCGGTACAATCTGATCTTCAGGGACATTTTAATTTTATCGCCTCGGCCGACACTTCCTATAATCTTCAGATTTCGCATCTCGGGTATTTTGTTTACGATACGGTTGTTACCCAAAGTCTCAGTCGCAGTTTTCTGCTTTATCCGCAAATCGAGCGAATTGAAGAGGTGCAGATTTATAGCAATCCGATCGAAAAATCAACACTTATTGGCTACAATGCCGGAAGAATGAAAATTAACCACCAGATTGCGCCTATCCTTCCCGGACATGGCGATAATTCAGTATTTAACCTTTTGCGCTTAATGCCCGGTGTGATGGCCTCCGGAGAACAATCGAACGACTTGCTTATTTGGGGTGCTTACGAAAGTCACAGTAAAATTCAGTTTGATGGATTTACCGTTTTCGGACTGAAGAATTTTAACGATAATATTGCTGTTGTAAATCCTTTGGTGGTAAAAAATATTGAAGTAATGAAAGGCGGCTATGAAGCCCGTTATGGCGATCGCGTTGGTGGAATTGTAGATATTCAGGGCAAAGACGGAACCTTGTTAAAACCGACATTTACCTTTAGCATTAATTCGATTACGGTAAATTCGATGGTTCAGCTGCCAATTTCAAAAAAGTCATCGTTGCTGGCTGCCTACCGCCAAACCTATCATCAGTTGTACGACCCAACACGAATAAGTATTGTAGCGCGCGAAGAAATTTCAACTCCGGGCTCGGGGGCAGGTTCGGGAAATTCTCCCAAAGGTAGATTTTCAACCAGACGACTTACAGACGTAACACCCGACTTTGTTTTTCGCGATGCCAACTTGAAATATACTTTTAAAGGTGATGACGGAAGCCGGTTCTCACTTAGTTTATATGGTGGGGGCGACGATTTTAGTTACGAGATGGATGCCCGTTTAGCAAAGGTTTTATGGACACGTGAGGAGCAGGAACAGAACAATCAGTTGGGCGGATCGGCACAGTTGAATTATCCATGGAACAACGGGGATGCAACGAACTTAACTTTAGCCTATTCGGCGTTTGAACGTCAGTTGTATCGAAAAGCCCAAACAGAAAGTCATCAAGACGGGAAAATCAAAATATTGAAGCATTTGGACTCGGAAAATACCGTGGACGAACTAAGTTTTAATGCCGAACATACATTAAACTTTCACCAGGGACATCGTTTGCTGATTGGTACCGGCGTAATTAACAACAAGGTTAAATTATCACGCTTCTCTCTGGACGAACAACAGATTGACATTGACAACGAGTCGCCACGCATTTATTCCTATTTACAGGATGAATACCCATTTGGCAAGTTGCTGGAATTGAAAACCGGAGTGAGAGTTATATATAGCACCCAATCCGATAAATGGTATGTTGAACCGCGGGTTTCGACATCGTTTTCTGTTTTTGATGCTATGAAAATAAATGCTTCGTGGGGGCTGTATAACCAGTTTTTATCGAAAACAACGGTACTTGACAGTACAAATAATTACACCGAGTTTTGGACGAATTCGAACGATGAGCAAATTCCGGTTTTAAGTGCCGAACATTTTGTGGCCGGATTATCCTATCAAAAAAACGGATTTACTGCCAGCGCTGAGGCATTTTATAAAACCACTGATGGATTGAGTCGATACGTAGATGGAAATTTGCTTGTTAGTCAGGGATTTTATGAAGGAAAGGCGCGTGGTAAAGGGCTCGATCTTTTTATCAAAAAAGAGTATAAACGGAATATGGCCTGGATTTCGTACACTTTGAGTAATACCGAAGAACAGTTCACTTATTTTAGGGGTAATACCTGGCGGCCGGCACCGCATCAGCAAAAGCACGAGCTAAAATTTGCGGGGGTTTACAATTATAAATCGTTTTATCTGTCGGCAAATTATGTTTACGGTTCCGGATTCGAACGTTATGATCTTGACGTTGATAACGATCTGAATTTCGATAAAGCTTATAGCAGGCTGGATGCAGCTTTGGTTTATAAGTTCAAACCGGGAAAAGTGAAAGCTGAAGCCGGAATTTCTGTACTTAATGTTCTCAACACGGAGAATATAAAATACTCGAATATCAGGATTAGTACTATCGACGAAGTTAGTCTTGTTGGTGTTTATTCCGATGCGATTTCGTTTACTCCTGCCTTGTTCCTGAATATCGAGTTATAA
- the nuoE gene encoding NADH-quinone oxidoreductase subunit NuoE, with protein sequence MDPIQTLVKNLAEKHGRSRESVLPILQGVVEQENFLSERSMIEIAREIDIPAADVYGTATFYSFLETKPTGKFIIRVCKTITCAMKGKNQILFAIQDMLKISLGETTPDKQFTLLETNCLGWCHKAPAMLINDEIYTELTPEKVREILSAYMKVNQNH encoded by the coding sequence ATGGATCCAATCCAAACTTTAGTTAAAAACCTGGCAGAGAAACATGGTCGAAGCCGGGAGAGTGTTTTACCCATTTTACAAGGAGTGGTTGAACAGGAAAATTTTCTTTCGGAACGTTCGATGATCGAGATTGCCCGGGAAATTGATATTCCGGCTGCCGATGTTTACGGAACTGCCACTTTTTATTCATTTCTTGAAACCAAACCTACCGGAAAGTTCATTATTCGTGTGTGCAAAACCATTACCTGTGCCATGAAGGGTAAAAACCAAATTTTGTTTGCCATACAAGACATGCTAAAGATTAGTTTAGGGGAAACCACCCCCGATAAACAATTTACCCTACTGGAAACCAACTGCCTGGGCTGGTGCCACAAGGCACCGGCAATGCTTATAAACGATGAGATTTATACCGAGCTCACTCCTGAAAAAGTGAGGGAGATATTATCGGCTTATATGAAAGTAAATCAGAATCACTAA